The Exiguobacterium mexicanum genome includes a window with the following:
- the flhA gene encoding flagellar biosynthesis protein FlhA, producing MIVVMLVIPLPGFILDFLIIVNILIALLILLVAMNAREALDFSVFPSLLLIVTLFRLGLNVSTTRSILSTGYGGEVIATFGNFVVGGNVLVGFVVFLILVIIQFVVITKGAERVSEVSARFTLDAMPGKQMAIDADLNSGLIDDKDAQIRRKKIQSEADFYGSMDGASKFVKGDAIAGIIIVVINLIFGIIIGTVQMGLPVGEAFQTFSLMTIGDGLVGQIPALLISTATGIIVTRAVSDGNLGEDVVDQLGQNPTLLYIAGSIVIMLGFISPSLLPVTVIIAGVAFYGAYAMRRNMKRVIDTPLPEEEPMAPTETVVSLLQIDAIEFEFGYGLIPLADESQGGDLLDRVVMIRRQLALELGFILPTVRIRDHLQLSPNAYRIKVKGNVVAEGELLLDHYLAMSPGIEDPEVYGIETTEPAFGLPALWIDEETRTRAEMSGYTVVDPPSVVATHLTETLKKHSADFLGREETKQLVEHLKETHPVLVEDVTPSVLSIGDIQKVLRHLLKEHVSIRNLPLLFETMADYGKVTKDADILGEYCRQGLSRQLTDQVSPPDGPLYVVTLGGQTEQLIQDAVQKTEFGNYLALDPEQAREIIERSGEQLSMFERYGASAVILCSPTIRLFVRQLLERYYPDVPVLAYNELLSSIEVKSIGVI from the coding sequence ATGATCGTCGTCATGCTCGTCATCCCGTTACCGGGGTTCATATTAGATTTTTTAATCATTGTTAATATACTGATTGCCTTGCTGATTTTGCTCGTCGCGATGAACGCCCGCGAAGCGCTCGACTTCTCAGTCTTTCCTTCGCTCTTGTTGATCGTGACGCTGTTCCGGCTCGGATTGAACGTGTCGACGACGCGGTCGATTCTTTCGACCGGGTACGGGGGAGAAGTTATTGCGACGTTCGGGAACTTCGTCGTCGGAGGAAACGTGCTCGTCGGGTTCGTCGTCTTCCTCATCCTCGTCATCATCCAATTCGTCGTCATCACGAAAGGGGCGGAACGCGTGTCGGAAGTATCGGCCCGCTTCACGCTCGACGCCATGCCTGGTAAACAGATGGCGATTGATGCCGACTTGAACTCAGGATTGATTGACGACAAGGACGCTCAAATCCGTCGGAAAAAAATTCAAAGTGAAGCCGACTTTTACGGATCGATGGACGGGGCCTCGAAGTTCGTCAAAGGGGACGCCATCGCCGGGATCATTATCGTCGTCATCAACTTGATTTTTGGAATCATCATCGGGACCGTCCAAATGGGCCTCCCGGTCGGTGAAGCGTTCCAGACGTTCTCACTCATGACGATCGGGGACGGGCTTGTCGGTCAAATCCCGGCGCTCCTCATCTCGACGGCGACCGGCATCATCGTCACGCGTGCCGTGTCGGATGGGAATTTAGGAGAAGACGTCGTCGACCAGCTCGGTCAAAATCCGACGCTCCTCTATATCGCCGGCTCGATTGTGATCATGCTCGGGTTTATCTCACCGAGTCTGCTCCCGGTGACGGTCATCATCGCCGGTGTCGCTTTCTATGGGGCGTATGCGATGCGCCGCAACATGAAACGTGTCATCGATACACCGCTACCGGAAGAAGAACCAATGGCACCGACGGAGACCGTCGTGTCACTGCTACAAATCGATGCCATCGAGTTCGAGTTCGGTTACGGACTCATCCCGCTCGCCGATGAGTCGCAGGGCGGCGACCTGCTTGACCGGGTCGTCATGATTCGTCGTCAGCTCGCGCTCGAACTCGGCTTCATCTTGCCGACGGTCCGAATCCGAGATCATTTGCAACTGTCTCCGAACGCGTACCGCATCAAAGTGAAAGGCAACGTCGTCGCTGAAGGGGAGCTGTTGCTCGATCATTACTTGGCGATGAGCCCTGGCATTGAAGACCCGGAAGTATACGGCATCGAAACGACGGAACCGGCGTTCGGCCTCCCGGCTCTCTGGATTGACGAAGAGACGCGGACCCGTGCTGAAATGAGCGGGTACACCGTCGTCGATCCGCCATCGGTCGTCGCGACGCATTTGACGGAGACGCTCAAGAAGCATTCGGCAGACTTTCTCGGCCGTGAAGAGACGAAACAACTCGTCGAACACTTGAAAGAGACGCACCCGGTGCTCGTCGAAGACGTGACACCATCCGTCCTATCGATTGGCGACATTCAAAAAGTGCTCCGTCATCTGTTGAAAGAACACGTCTCGATTCGCAATTTACCGCTCTTGTTCGAGACGATGGCCGACTATGGCAAAGTGACGAAAGATGCCGATATCCTCGGCGAATATTGCCGCCAAGGCCTGTCCCGTCAATTGACGGACCAAGTCAGCCCGCCGGACGGACCGCTCTACGTCGTCACACTCGGTGGCCAGACCGAACAGCTCATTCAAGACGCCGTTCAAAAAACCGAGTTCGGCAACTATTTGGCGCTCGACCCGGAACAGGCGCGCGAGATTATCGAACGCTCGGGTGAGCAACTGTCGATGTTCGAACGCTACGGGGCTTCGGCCGTCATTTTATGCTCGCCGACGATCCGTTTGTTCGTGAGACAACTGCTCGAACGATATTATCCGGACGTGCCGGTTCTCGCCTACAACGAGCTGCTCAGCTCGATTGAAGTGAAAAGTATTGGGGTGATTTAA
- the flhB gene encoding flagellar biosynthesis protein FlhB: MKPLYTLSVDLQFFAGEKTEKATPRKREDSRKKGQVAKSADLTGAFALFAMFLMLSFLGPYLGKQLFGLTKDLLGTSYLLFDLSNGLSGMLTDLLLRVGLIVGPFFVVAVVFGILINYLQIGTLFSAEAIQPKLERIDPIKGVKRIISMKAVVEFLKSLFKLLIILTTAVAVLWQNQKELSRMAVEHVRESVIALASITIELGLWVSVALLALALLDFFYQRFDFEKSIRMSKQDVKDEYKNSEGDPLIKSKIKQQQREMAMRRMMQEIPNADVVITNPTHYAVVIRYDDTKDFAPLVVAKGVDQVAFNIRDVAKEHDIPIVENKPLARALYAQMDIGEVVDESFYQAIAEVLAFVYQLKQPS; the protein is encoded by the coding sequence ATGAAGCCTCTATATACCTTATCGGTCGATCTTCAATTTTTTGCAGGAGAAAAAACCGAAAAAGCGACCCCGCGTAAGCGGGAGGACTCGCGCAAGAAAGGACAAGTCGCCAAGTCGGCCGATTTGACCGGCGCGTTCGCCTTGTTCGCGATGTTTCTCATGTTATCGTTTTTAGGTCCGTATCTCGGCAAGCAACTGTTCGGGTTGACGAAAGATTTGCTCGGTACGAGTTACTTGTTGTTCGACTTATCGAATGGATTGTCCGGGATGCTTACCGACTTGTTGCTTCGTGTCGGTTTGATTGTGGGACCGTTCTTCGTCGTCGCGGTCGTGTTCGGGATTTTGATCAACTATCTTCAAATCGGGACGTTGTTCTCGGCAGAGGCGATCCAACCGAAACTCGAACGCATCGACCCGATCAAAGGGGTCAAGCGGATTATCAGTATGAAAGCGGTCGTCGAATTTTTAAAGTCCTTATTCAAATTATTGATTATCCTGACGACTGCTGTTGCCGTGCTCTGGCAGAATCAAAAAGAGCTGTCCCGGATGGCTGTCGAACATGTCCGTGAATCGGTTATCGCGCTCGCGAGCATCACGATCGAACTTGGACTATGGGTGAGCGTCGCCTTGCTCGCACTCGCGTTGCTCGACTTTTTCTATCAACGATTCGATTTTGAAAAATCGATTCGCATGTCGAAACAAGATGTGAAGGACGAGTATAAAAACAGTGAAGGTGACCCGCTCATCAAGTCAAAAATCAAACAACAACAACGGGAGATGGCGATGCGCCGCATGATGCAAGAGATTCCGAACGCGGACGTCGTCATCACGAACCCGACCCATTATGCCGTCGTCATTCGCTATGACGACACGAAAGACTTTGCGCCGCTCGTCGTCGCCAAAGGCGTCGACCAAGTCGCCTTCAACATCCGCGACGTGGCCAAAGAACATGACATCCCGATTGTGGAAAATAAACCGTTGGCCCGCGCACTTTACGCCCAAATGGATATCGGGGAAGTCGTTGACGAGTCGTTTTATCAGGCGATCGCTGAAGTGCTTGCGTTCGTCTATCAATTGAAACAACCGTCTTGA
- the fliR gene encoding flagellar biosynthetic protein FliR, with product MNAVDFISLYGLTFARLSGFFVSVPLFSSRQLPVMHRVAFSAFLAYYAMFTVTEPLELGQAYILQVLYEVLIGLVLGILINILFFAPQIAGGVIDLQLGLAMASAYDPMFGGQSPLIGRFYYIFTLFIMLSSNLHLLLIDGIYYSFQIYPPGQPIINFSEASLMMAVKVVTMTMMVALQLAFPLMASLLLVDMALGFLAKSAPQFNIFAIGFSFKLIAGFSVMVVMMGLTLNGISQFIPILQEVLRDFMTLLGDAS from the coding sequence ATGAACGCGGTCGATTTTATCAGTCTATACGGTTTGACGTTCGCACGTCTGTCCGGTTTCTTCGTGAGCGTCCCGTTGTTTTCATCCCGACAGCTACCTGTCATGCATCGCGTCGCCTTCAGTGCTTTTTTAGCCTACTATGCGATGTTCACGGTGACGGAGCCGCTCGAGCTCGGGCAAGCCTATATCTTGCAAGTGTTATACGAAGTGCTGATCGGCTTGGTGCTCGGCATATTGATCAATATTTTGTTCTTTGCGCCCCAGATTGCGGGAGGGGTCATCGATTTGCAGCTCGGACTCGCGATGGCATCGGCGTATGACCCGATGTTCGGAGGCCAGTCGCCATTGATCGGACGTTTTTATTACATCTTCACATTGTTTATCATGCTGTCGAGCAATTTACATTTACTGCTGATCGATGGCATCTATTATAGCTTTCAAATATATCCACCGGGCCAGCCGATCATCAACTTTAGTGAAGCGTCGCTCATGATGGCCGTGAAGGTCGTCACGATGACGATGATGGTCGCTTTACAGCTCGCCTTTCCGCTCATGGCATCGCTCTTGCTTGTCGACATGGCGCTTGGGTTCTTGGCGAAATCGGCCCCGCAGTTCAATATTTTTGCAATCGGATTCTCATTCAAACTGATTGCAGGTTTCTCGGTCATGGTCGTCATGATGGGGTTGACCTTGAACGGCATCAGCCAGTTCATCCCGATTTTACAAGAAGTGTTGCGTGATTTTATGACATTGCTAGGAGACGCCTCATGA
- the fliQ gene encoding flagellar biosynthesis protein FliQ, translating into MTQEMVIYLATESVWTLLKISMPLLLISLVVGLVISILQATTQIQEQTLSFVPKIVSVFIGLVIFGPWMLQQIEGFTRLIFELMVEVASK; encoded by the coding sequence ATGACGCAGGAAATGGTCATCTATTTGGCGACGGAGAGTGTGTGGACGTTATTAAAAATCTCGATGCCACTCTTGTTGATTTCACTCGTCGTCGGTCTCGTCATTTCGATTTTACAGGCGACGACACAGATTCAAGAGCAGACGTTATCGTTCGTCCCAAAAATCGTCTCGGTGTTTATCGGGCTCGTCATCTTTGGGCCTTGGATGCTGCAACAGATCGAAGGGTTCACCCGATTGATTTTCGAACTGATGGTCGAGGTCGCCTCGAAATGA